GTTTGTGAAGCGCGGGGTCAAGTATAACAAGACAGTCCACTTCTTCCTCATGGCCCCCAGGGGCGGCTCAATAGAGGACCATGACCCCGAGTATGATATCGTCCAGTGGTTCCCCGCTCCTCAGGCCCTTGGGACCCTCACCTACAAGAACGAGGTGGATATAGTTGAAAAGGCCCTGGCTCTCTTTGAGGAGGAAGGTGCTGAAGGGGAAAAGGGTCCACCTTCGACCTAAGAGCCTGGGGGACGCCCTCCAGGACTACACCTGGAACCGGGACCGGGAGCTGGCCCGCCTGGACGGAAGCCTGCCTCCTTCCATCGCTTTCAAGGATTACGTGGAAGCCTATGCCTTGGAGCTGAAGAGCCCCCTCCCCCGTAGGGAGCGTTTCGCCATTGAGACCCTGGAGGGGGTCCATATCGGCAACTGCATGTACTATGACCTGAACAGGGAAAAGGGGGAGGCGGAGGTGGGTATCCTCATCGGTGACAGAAGATATTGGGACCAGGGCTATGGCACCGAGGCCATGGACCTGCTCCTGGACCTCCTCTTCAACAGCACCTCGGTGAACAAGGTCCGCCTGCATACCCTGGGGTGGAACTATCGGGCCCAGCGGGCCTTTAAAAAGTGTGGTTTCAACCCTGCAAGGGCCCCACGTCAGGGTCAGCCCTTCCTCCTGATGGCTCTCTCCCGGGAGGACTGGGAGAAGAACTGCAGGACGGTCTAGCCCTTACCCTTTAGGGGGCCTTTGCAGTATCTCGTCCACAAGGCCATATTCCACGGCCTGCTCAGCGCTGAGGTAAAAGTCCCGGTCGGTATCGCGGGCTATCTTCTCCAGGGGCTGGCCGGTATGCTTGGTCAGGATATCCCTTATCCTGTCCTGGATGCGGAGGATCTCCTTGGCGGCGATGGCGATATCCGCCGCCTGCCCCTGGACCCCGCCAAAAGCCTGGTGCATATGGACGGTGGAGTTGGGCAGGGCATAGCGCTTCCCCTTGGCCCCCGCCGCCAGGAGCACCGTCCCCATGCTGGCCGCCAGGCCCACACAGATAGTAGAAACATGGGGCCGGACAAGTTGCATGGTGTCGTAGATGGCCAGCCCGGAGCTGATGATGCCCCCGGGGCAGTGGATATACATGCTGATATCCTTATCCGGGTCCTCCCTGTCCAGATAGAGGAGCTGGGCAACAATCAGATTAGCTATCTGGTCGTTGATGGGCAGGCCCAGAAAAACAATCCGCTCCTTTAGAAGCAGGGAGTAGATGTCATAGTATCTCTCCCCACGGGCACCTGATTCAGAGACCATGGGGATGATGTTCTGTGGATATTCCTTCATTTCGCCTCCTTTTCCCCGGTAGCAATAGCTACCAGCCTCTCCCGGGTTTTCCTCATGGCCAGGGCCTCCTTCAACGCCTGCCGGGGGCCGAGGGAGGCAAAAAGGCGTTTCAGCTCCGCCCTCCCCTCGGCGGCCCTCTCTGCCTCGGCCTCCACCTCCTCCTCCGAGACCTCTATCTTCTCCACCTCGGAGAGCCTACTCAGCACCAGGCTCCTCACCACCTGGCGGGCGGCGACGGGTCTTAACTCCTCCCGGGCCTTTTCCGGGGCCTCCCTGACCCCCTGCCGCTGGAGAAGCCGGTCCACCTGTTGCTCCACCAGGGCGGGGGGGTACTCCACCTGGGCCCCCGCCACCAGGGCCTCGGTGGCCTTCTCCTCCAGCTTCTCCCTGGCCTGGGCCTCCGCCCCGGCCTTAAGGCCCGAGGACAGGCTCCCTTTCAGAGAGGCCAGGTCAGGGAAGCCGGCCTCCTTGACCAGCTCCTCCAGGGGAAGGAGCTGTCTTTCCTTCACCTCCAGGACCTTCACCCGGAACAGGACCTCCCGCCCGCGGAGCCTGGGATTGGGATGGTCGGCGGAGATGGGGAGGGAAAACTCCCTCTCCTCCCCCTTCCCCGCCCCCAGGAGGTTTTCGGCAAAACCAGGCAGGGGGAAATTACCGGCCGGGTCCACCGTCATCTCCAGGGCCTTCTCGTTGACCACGACCTTGGCCGCCAGCTTGCCCACCACCCCCACCGCCACCAGGTCCCCCAGGGCTACCGGCCTCTCAACCGGCACCCAGGGCGACTTCTGCTCCCGCAACCCCTCCAGGGCCTTTTCCACCTCATCCTCCCCCACCGGGGGCACCTCCAGAGGGAGGCTGAGGGCCAGGTAGTCCCCCAGCTCCACCTTTGGGGGGAGGGAGACAACCGCCTTGAAGGACAGGGGGTCCTTTTTGAGGACTTCAATCTGGGGGTTGGCCACAGGCTGGATGTCCTTTTCTTTCAGGGCCTGCTCATAGGCCCAGGCCACCGTCTCCCCCAGGGCCTCATCCACCAGGGCCTCCCTCCCCAGCCGGCGTTCCACCAGCGAGCGGGGGGCCTTGCCCGGGCGGAAGCCGGGGAAAGAAACACGCCGGGCCAGGCGGCGGTAGGCCGCCTCCAGGGGCTTCTCCATCTCCTGGGCCTCCGTCTCCACCTGGAGCAGGAGCTGGCTATCGGGCATGGGCTCTGTTGAGACCTTCATCGCTGAAAGAGGATTATATCACGCTTCTTGTCATTCTGAGCAAAGCGAAGAATCTCTGAGATTCTTCGTCGTCCCGATTCAGCGGGACTCCTCAGAATGACATCAAGAAACGACTTCATCCCTTTCCCTCCTCAATTCTAAGGTGGAGCTCCTGGAGCTGTTCCGGTGAGACAGGAGAAGGGGCGTTGAACAGGGGGTCCTCAGCACTCTTGGTCTTGGGAAAGGCGATAACCTCCCGGATGTTCTCCTCCCCCGCCAGGAGCATGACCAGGCGGTCGATGCCGGGGGCGATGCCCCCGTGGGGCGGGGCCCCAAACTCCAGCGCCTCCAGGAGATGGCCAAAGCGTTCCTCTATCTCCTCATCCTTATATCCCAGGACGCGGAAGACCCTCTCCTGGAGCTGGCGGTTGTGGATGCGGATGCTGCCGGAGGAAAGCTCCCAGCCATTGCACACCAGGTCGTAGTGGCGGGCCCGGACCTTCTCGGGGGCTGTCTCCAGGATGGGGATGTCCTCCTCGTAGGGGGCGGTGAAGGGGTGGTGGGCGGGCTGCCAGCGCTTCTCCTCCTCGTTCCACTCCAGGAGGGGGTAGCCGGTGATAAACACAAAGGCCAGGTTCCGTGGGCCGGCCGGGGCCAGCCTTTTCCCCATCTCCTTCCGCAGCTCGCTCAGGACCCGGTTCACGGTGAAGGGGTTGCCGGCGGCAATAAGGAGGAGGTCTCCCCCCTTCCCCCCAAGCCTCCGGGCCATGGCTGCCACCTGGTGGGGTTCCAGGTAGCGGGCGGCCAGGGAGCGGGCGGGGTCGGAGGTGAGGTCGGGGTTGAGGGGAATGGTGGTGAGGCCTTTAGCCCCACAGCCCTGGGCAATCTTCACCAGCTCCTCCATCTCCTTCTTGGAATAGCCAGCGCAGCCGGGGGAAGCCAGGCCCCGCACCCTGCCCCCCTCCCCCAGGGCCCGGCGGAAGAGGTCAAAAGCGGTGTCGGCGGCTATATCTGAGATGTCGCCAAGCTCCAGGCCGAACCGCAGGTCGGGCTTATCGGCGCCAAACCTGTCCATGGCCTCCTGGTAGGTGAGCCGGGGGAAGGGCTTGATGACCTTCATCTCCGGCCTTATCTTCTCCACGAGAGAGGTCAGGAGTTCCTCCACCAGGACGAGGATGTCCTCCTCCTCCACGAAGCTCATCTCCAGGTCCAACTGGGTGAACTCCGGCTGGCGGTCCGCCCTGGCGTCCTCGTCACGGAAGCAGCGGGCAATCTGGTAGTATTTCTCCATCCCCGCCACCATCAGGAGCTGCTTCATCTGCTGAGGGGACTGCGGGAGGGCATAGAACTTGCCGGGATGAATGCGGCTGGGGACCAGATAGTCCCGCGACCCCTCCGGCGTGCTCTTGGTGAGAATGGGGGTCTCCACGTCCACAAAGCCACGGGCATTGAGGAACTCCCTCATAAAGGCCACCACCTGATGGCGGAGGATGAGGTTGTCCCGCATCGGAGGCCGCCTTATGTCCAGGTAGCGGTACTTCAGGCGGACCAGCTCGTCCACCCCCTTATCCTCAGTGATGGGGAATGGGGAGGCCTTTGAGGTGTTGAGGACCCTGACTTCCCCGGCGATAACCTCCACCTGGCCGGAGGGGATGCGGGGGTTTTCCGTGCCGGGGGGGCGGCGCTCCACCCTCCCCTTTACCTGGAGGACATACTCCCCCCTCACCTCCCGGGCCTCCTCATAGCCCTGGGGGGCTACCTGGGGGTTCACCACCACCTGCACCAGCCCCTCCCTGTCCCTCAGGTCCAGGAAGATGAGCCCGCCGTGGTCCCGACGGCGGTGGACCCAGCCGGCCAGGATGACCTCCTGGCCGATGTGCCGGGAGGAAATCTCACCGCAGCTATGGCTCTTCAGCATGCCCGAAGATTATATCACCTCCTCTTTGTGATTCAAACATTGACACCTTTTGAGCGCATCAGAGGGCTGAAAAGTGTTTGACAGCCGGCCCATTTTTCTTTAGCCTAGCACAAGAGGCAATGATGAGGGTAGACCTGAGCGATTCGCTGAAGGAGAGCGGGAGGCTGGTCCTGGCGCATCCTTTTCATGCCTTTGCCCTTGCCCTGGCTGTGCTGGTGCTGGCCGCTGGCGACCTGGTGGAGGTCATCCCCTTCTTTGCCCCCCTGGTCACCTCGTCCTTCTTCCCCTTCTGGCACGAAGTCCACGACCTGCTGGCTTTGGGGCTGGTCCTGTATCTTGCCTACAGGTTGCCATACAAGTTGGCTCCCACCCTGGGGATAGCTGGGTTGGTTCTGTTCCTGGCTGACCACGGGCCCTACTTCTTCATGATGTTTCCCAAAGAGCTGCCAGAGATGTTTCGCCTGCTCCTTACAGGCTTTATTGCCCTCTTGGGCATATTCATGATAGCTGAACGGCGCCGGGCGCTGGAACTGGCGGAACGACGGGAACAGGAGATAAAGGCCACTGCCCAGCTTAACCTCAAGGTGCTCAATGAG
This genomic interval from Chloroflexota bacterium contains the following:
- a CDS encoding NUDIX hydrolase; the protein is MLRRSLQGVEVLLCGQMKTPLLWGLPKGTPNPGENLEETARREVTEETGLQVEAGRKIGSIRYWFVKRGVKYNKTVHFFLMAPRGGSIEDHDPEYDIVQWFPAPQALGTLTYKNEVDIVEKALALFEEEGAEGEKGPPST
- a CDS encoding GNAT family N-acetyltransferase, yielding MLKGKRVHLRPKSLGDALQDYTWNRDRELARLDGSLPPSIAFKDYVEAYALELKSPLPRRERFAIETLEGVHIGNCMYYDLNREKGEAEVGILIGDRRYWDQGYGTEAMDLLLDLLFNSTSVNKVRLHTLGWNYRAQRAFKKCGFNPARAPRQGQPFLLMALSREDWEKNCRTV
- a CDS encoding ATP-dependent Clp protease proteolytic subunit, which encodes MKEYPQNIIPMVSESGARGERYYDIYSLLLKERIVFLGLPINDQIANLIVAQLLYLDREDPDKDISMYIHCPGGIISSGLAIYDTMQLVRPHVSTICVGLAASMGTVLLAAGAKGKRYALPNSTVHMHQAFGGVQGQAADIAIAAKEILRIQDRIRDILTKHTGQPLEKIARDTDRDFYLSAEQAVEYGLVDEILQRPPKG
- the tig gene encoding trigger factor, translating into MKVSTEPMPDSQLLLQVETEAQEMEKPLEAAYRRLARRVSFPGFRPGKAPRSLVERRLGREALVDEALGETVAWAYEQALKEKDIQPVANPQIEVLKKDPLSFKAVVSLPPKVELGDYLALSLPLEVPPVGEDEVEKALEGLREQKSPWVPVERPVALGDLVAVGVVGKLAAKVVVNEKALEMTVDPAGNFPLPGFAENLLGAGKGEEREFSLPISADHPNPRLRGREVLFRVKVLEVKERQLLPLEELVKEAGFPDLASLKGSLSSGLKAGAEAQAREKLEEKATEALVAGAQVEYPPALVEQQVDRLLQRQGVREAPEKAREELRPVAARQVVRSLVLSRLSEVEKIEVSEEEVEAEAERAAEGRAELKRLFASLGPRQALKEALAMRKTRERLVAIATGEKEAK
- the aspS gene encoding aspartate--tRNA ligase, with amino-acid sequence MLKSHSCGEISSRHIGQEVILAGWVHRRRDHGGLIFLDLRDREGLVQVVVNPQVAPQGYEEAREVRGEYVLQVKGRVERRPPGTENPRIPSGQVEVIAGEVRVLNTSKASPFPITEDKGVDELVRLKYRYLDIRRPPMRDNLILRHQVVAFMREFLNARGFVDVETPILTKSTPEGSRDYLVPSRIHPGKFYALPQSPQQMKQLLMVAGMEKYYQIARCFRDEDARADRQPEFTQLDLEMSFVEEEDILVLVEELLTSLVEKIRPEMKVIKPFPRLTYQEAMDRFGADKPDLRFGLELGDISDIAADTAFDLFRRALGEGGRVRGLASPGCAGYSKKEMEELVKIAQGCGAKGLTTIPLNPDLTSDPARSLAARYLEPHQVAAMARRLGGKGGDLLLIAAGNPFTVNRVLSELRKEMGKRLAPAGPRNLAFVFITGYPLLEWNEEEKRWQPAHHPFTAPYEEDIPILETAPEKVRARHYDLVCNGWELSSGSIRIHNRQLQERVFRVLGYKDEEIEERFGHLLEALEFGAPPHGGIAPGIDRLVMLLAGEENIREVIAFPKTKSAEDPLFNAPSPVSPEQLQELHLRIEEGKG